In Argopecten irradians isolate NY chromosome 11, Ai_NY, whole genome shotgun sequence, one DNA window encodes the following:
- the LOC138335249 gene encoding uncharacterized protein, producing MAGAVEYPKLTEGYLGPQAKFFPYGLTTLSHPDPVIDADSNRIEIVIGTCQKMRFMSKLLGVNPKGECNQFVFAQNEGGEFHFIIAVPRTGFFKFQIYALPHNEAGPNMINVYNYLLNVQQVDNYVESFPKQYPLWKQEGCFLYEPLMIMKGQRDPVKFRVFVPRAVNVQIKVGEDWNELDKVDDRGVYEGIVDFSKGYPQGTKVRLNVKSPRSHKYDILLEYTI from the coding sequence ATGGCCGGAGCTGTGGAATATCCGAAACTGACCGAGGGCTATCTTGGACCTCAGGCCAAATTCTTTCCGTACGGACTGACCACTCTATCACATCCGGATCCTGTCATTGACGCCGACTCCAATCGGATCGAAATCGTAATCGGAACATGTCAAAAGATGCGATTCATGTCCAAACTTCTTGGAGTCAACCCAAAGGGAGAGTGTAATCAATTTGTATTTGCTCAAAATGAAGGCGGGGAATTTCACTTTATAATCGCAGTGCCGCGAACTGGATTTTTCAAATTCCAGATATACGCTCTCCCACATAATGAAGCGGGACCAAATATgatcaatgtttataattactTACTGAACGTCCAACAAGTAGACAACTACGTGGAGTCGTTCCCTAAACAATACCCACTCTGGAAGCAAGAGGGATGTTTTCTCTACGAGCCTTTGATGATCATGAAAGGCCAGCGCGACCCTGTCAAATTCCGCGTGTTCGTCCCACGTGCGGTGAATGTGCAGATCAAGGTCGGTGAAGACTGGAATGAACTGGACAAGGTAGACGATCGCGGAGTTTACGAAGGAATTGTTGATTTCAGTAAAGGTTATCCACAAGGTACCAAGGTCAGGCTGAACGTCAAATCGCCAAGAAGTCACAAATACGACATTTTATTGGAATACACAATCTGA